From the genome of Zerene cesonia ecotype Mississippi chromosome 24, Zerene_cesonia_1.1, whole genome shotgun sequence:
aatcaCCCAATTAATGTATGACCAAGCCAATCGTTCttccttattttattaattttattctatcgGCTACAGAAATACATCATTGAAATTTAACCTGTCTATCACGATTCATAAGATAGAGCCCCGTATAAGACGGACGGGCAGACAGACGGACACCGTAATAGGGTCCCGTTTTACGGTTTATGTCTTTGGGTATATGTACTCTAAAAAGTGTTTTCTTGTAATCCACAAATAATAGCTgtatcacagataatacatataatatgatagTTGTAGTGgcatttatcattaaaaaaaatacataaaacaaaatatttattgaaagattACGTgcgttttattgtaatatgtctccaagaaaatataaaataggtagaattaaatttaatgtttttggtgtgctattaataacaataacatataatttttatagaatttaaatttcatattcattcattcatttcatttcgtATGTAgcagtaattatattttactagcttttcgcccgcggcttcgcccgcgtagaattcgcttatatcgcgcgacatggtaaggattattttcttcgcatttgaaaagtatggtttgttctttcccacgtttagcttcatcttcataccaagtttcattaaaatcggtttgacaataacgaactttcatacaaactttcatcccctctttcaaccctttctacccttttttcgcgataaaaagtatcctatgtcctttcccaagttcagttctatcttcataccaaattttatcaaaatcgaatcagtggtttaggcgtgaaagcgtaacagacagacagacagacagagttactttcgcatttataatattatatagtagggAAGTAGGGATTGTgtcttaaattgaattattatgtacTGTATAGGGAAGACACAGACTCCTCAAACACAGCGaaagctatatttttattattattttgggtatatttgtaatgtgttAATCGCGTCCGACAcaggttatattttatagatctTAACGGAACtgatttaatttgttgtatttttatttggatttgatttaatttcataaaactatAGTTATATCTTATAAAGTTTTGAGGATTTTCCCCGAGTGATAATCCCTTCACCATGACgttttcgggataaaaactatcctatatcctttCTCAAGTTTCAAACTATcaatgtaccaaatttcatccaattcGATTGAGCGGTTTTGCCGTGAAACAGAGTCAGCCAGAGTtacttttgcgtttataataataagtaagatATGTAAACTAAAtctattagtaaataaaataaaacaagatataCGTtgcttgaatatttatttcatcgctttaccacagataaaataatattatactaggcATTACATTccaaatcaattttattgtcaTAGAGCAGTTCCAGATTTGAGAGAGTAATGGACAAATATGAAGATTGAATACatcacattattaataaatgaagatatattttagcatattgttaattatatttgatttactTGTTTTCCATTGTTTGATACAACGCTCTGCATGTTTCTGACGCTATTTCGCAGAGTGCATATAAAGCGCGTTCGTTGGTGTcgtattctaaaaatataagaaaaatattaaaaatttaatccgactttgtaaatgaatatattaatataataatagtattctTTAACAGAAAAATACTGTAGCAATTAAATATCACagacaatataaaatgatacgagtaaatatcatcatcatcatcatcagcccatatatattcccactgctgggacacaggcctcctatgagggttcaggccataatccaccacgctggccaagtgcgggttggcagatgtcacatgtcgtcgaacatttgattcttggacatgccggtttcctcacgatgttttccttcataaaacggtgaaggaaacggagcagtggtgatgtaatccacatgtgcagataaattgaaaaatcaatttatttcctgcacgctcgctcggtctcgaaccccgacttatgaCTAtggacttatcgattttgaaccactgagccaccactgctctagtagatatacaaacatataaaaaaatgtaagccTAACTGAAGACTTTCTTATTTAGTGTTTATGCTACTTATATTTCTATACTgattaacattattacaatgtataattaataaagcagATCTAGTACATACCAACATACGCGGTTCTTTTGCCGAAAATGGAACCATTAAAAGGCAGTTTCTTGTACGATGCAGCGGTGAAGCTGATCAAGcagaaaatagaaataagtgCCATGAGGACGGTAGCACGCATCATGTTGCTGAAATACaagaatttatatcatttgagggtagtttaaataatttaaagattagTATAAGAGCTGAAATAAAGAATCCATAGGAATTCTAAAAGAATCACTGAAACAATTTGGGTTagtatatcttttaaatttaaattgaaaatttcttatttaaaatttaatagtcttatatataaaattctcgtgtcacaatgttagtctctatactcctccgaaacggcttgaccgattcctctgaaatttggtaagcatattgggtaggtctgagaatcggctaacatctatttttcataccactaaacgataagagtaaggcagaacagcgtttgccgggtgcagctagtataataataataaaatagttattcgCTAACGTTATGTTATTAGCTTGATTATTTTacgtgtaaaatataaacaagcgACTACAATGTAATTATCTTATTACAACTGAGACTAACAAATCAGTATCAAGGTACCGATACATAAAACACTTGTCACCTATGTCAcacgaatataataaaaacttttatatcatGCTTTTCTTTACCTGCATGTGTATCACGCTTTTTTCATCGTCACCtgcatgtttgtatgtaaccgaatCCTTTAAGCTTGATTTTAACTCCCTTTAAACTAACAGCTTTCATTGAAACTTTGTGCGCTTATCAAAGATCGGtaacaatacattaatttcatgagtttatcttattaaccCGATTACGTTCGcaaagattaattaataatttactatgcGTATGAGAGCAAATGATACGATCAACTtatttctatcattaaagcgtgttgtttagttattttaaactgtttttatttttaatattaccttTTGGTTAGATGAAGAAGATGATGTAAGACGTAGAAACTCCTTTGTTGAACCCAGGAATGGATCTGATACAAGTTTCTGTCAACTCCAGTATTTATATCTGCTTGAAAAATTACTTGCAGGAGCAATCTTAAATTCGATTTATATCGCATCAAGAACTCAATTACAGCTTAATTTTTCTCTAACTAGATTATGCTAGAAAATGGTGTCAACTGTATTGTTTGCAACAAAAACCttattgaaacattttgtttttaaatccgTTTGTTTGTACAAAGTAGTGGCacaaaaattgaaaacaatattaaacactttattaaactatatcattttattcttGATCTTGTGGCCATGGTGAAAattggcctatatgttattccagttgtcccgctgtctacgtactaaatttcattgcaatcggtttttgcgtgaaagagcaacaaacaaacacacatccttacaaactttcgcatttataatattagtaggatgtccctcagcgaagttgcagctttctaatggtgaagaaatttttaagatcggtccagtagtttttgagtttatccattacaaacaaacaaacataaaatcaaataattcccctttataatatttgtatagaaaaaaagttGCTGCGTTTGACGATATATCTAAAACATTTCCGGAGTAAAAAGTGTCCTATAGCACTCgggaataatgtagctttcttttggtaaaagaaatttcaaaatcggaccagtagttttgGAGCCTTCTgggtacaaacaaacaaaaaaaccttttcctcattattatattagtatagattaatgaTACAAGTAGTGGTTATGAAAAATTGGTAAAAAATGACTTTCTCTCTGTAataaactgctttccgaattTCCTGTTTGTTTCAGTTGagttttcatcaaaatctaacACAGGACATAAATATGCACCtatttcattatacatattcGATACGATGCGATATTGCAAATGCCATCGTCTAACATTTATCCATCCCATCATGCACTAATAGAGATCTAATCCCTGGAGATTTTCGTTGATCATACAGAATATGCGGTTACTATCCAATAATCCTTTAATTGAGTGGACAGCCGCCATGTTCCATTTTGAAGGTATAAAACGGCGGGAAATTCCTCTCTCAACATCAGTTGACAAAGCACTTTCAGTGTTACCAGATACAAAACCTTTCCATAAAAAGCTTGAaggtaaaattataacttttaaaacgcttatttattgtttgactTTTCGTTTTGAATCTCGTTTCTCATCGACTTTTGGCAGTTTTATGCACTTATCAATTTTTAGCACTTAATTTCAaagtaaaaacttaatttcaaatttgtttttaagttcaattaaatgtactgttgtttgtaaaaatgtacatacagtttattataacgagccaaaaatattttgttttctgcTCAATGTATCACATGCGCTAAATCCGCAACTAAACACCACTTAAGCTTAGATTATTTGGATCATTAAACAGAATTACTTCATACCTACAGTAATTACGATTACGTATACCAATATTTTAGGAAGTCAAAAAGATTTTTAGGTTTGAGTACCTATACATATTtcagtactagctgcgcggtttcacccgcgtaagtctgtatcccgtagaaatatcgggatacaaagccagtccagctatctatgtaccgaatttcattgcaatcggttctgtaatttttgcgtgaaagagaaatttattttgtgccgaagccaacttcaaaaaaggattGTTACCGTTCTAAATCTTTCATGTCCGAACCGATTCTAAAGATTCCTTTTTAATTGatagctggtgcctcccataTTGCCCCATTTCTTAATTTGTTTGGTAATTTGAAGATGGTTTcgttaattgttaaaaataattgttttcttggACATCCTGTTTTCTGcgttatatttcaattgtaaatCATTTAATCTCATTCCAGATGGCCGCATCAACAGTTCAATGCACTGTCTTGCTAGTTATTTTAGCTCTAATTTGTCTCATCGAAATGAGCGaagcaaattacaaaaatgcaCCAATGAACGGGATCATGTTTGGCAAGAGAGGACCATCTGGTGagatattttagtataatatattctttttctttatccTTACAGAGAACCTAGGACTTAAGTCATTTAATATACTTGATTCAGACGATACTAGGTATAATTGGTGGCATAGAACTGTAGCGGCGAGTGAAACGTGGACAGGAAAGCTTTACTTGGTATTGCATTtagataacttatttttaagcaGGGTCGGCCAGTGCTAAAGAAATTCATCACTAGTAAATTGTAATGGAAAAAATGTGCGTAAAATCACGTAATACGCATGTTCTTTATTGGCCATCTATTAATGAAAAGTTGATAATCATTCACCGTATGTTTTAAGTTCAGAGCtgaaaacttattttcaaACTACAACTACGTCGAATATATACATCATATTGTCCTATTCAGCGAACTGTAAATAATACAGTTATGTCCACGTAAAACCAACATAAGACAGCAAGTAAGAATTTACGTAAATCACTATGCCTTGTGTATCAAATATGCGAGGGTAGCATTGATTCGTATTCGTAGGTCTTCGTTGACTTGGCTTGGAATTAACATACGACACAAATTCACAGAGCGTGAATTatagcataatattttatatgactttCTCATCCATACATTATTCCATCTGACATTACATACCTTAGTTTATAattgttacatacaaaaaaaatctataaattctgtgttaaaaagaaaagatcaatattgtaatttcttCTACCATAcacttatacttattattctgtgatcATACTCGCAACAAgcaaaaatgctataaaactcgTAACATGACGACTGCCGTTATATCACAGCacgtattgttataaataattgacaaaaaagctatttaaacaaaaaatgagGCAAACTTATCGTCAATTTATACGTACATTCAACTTTCTAGTTCACGTTGTACCTTAACCTAGCATGTAAGGGAAATCTAATTGTGTTAACGTACCAAAATTTAACTTTGTTGTAGATTACGACAACCGAGGAAAAGCATTCACTGCCCTCTGCGAGATTGCTACAGAAGCCTGCCAGACTTGGTTCCCATCTCCGGAAAACAAATAAGCTTGAAACATAATTATCGTTTTGTTCACGTgcttttattatgaaatctaGCGGAGATACGCCTTTATTGACTGTAGTTATTTATTCAGTAATGTTCTatcgataaaataaagaattatagaCTGAAAGCAtgtttcattcaattaaacttttaatccAAGTAATAAACCCAGCCTTACTTGTTATCCTTAAGGCATTATAGTTGTTGTTAGGTATTATTACGATATTAATTGGATTTTGGATTGTaaatttgagttatatataccAGTATcacatttcatacaaattggttgaatatttctaaaatcatTAAGTAACGTTATTATTGCCttttataacttattcaattctatttttcatttatgtatgctttttaccaaattttaaatcacatGATACAGAATCTTATACGTCCTTTTTTTAAACGACATTAAAAAGTAGAAGGTTTCTCAATTGGCTTAATTGTATTGTAGATGTGTAATGCAATGTTTAcgtgtaaattgtattttaaaagacaCGTCGTACtctaaaacacaaaaacagaGTACAAGTTCCTTGTTTTACTACTAGTGAAACCGGTTTAATTCATAGAAAttcttgaattattataaatatgctcCCCCCTAAGAACCTTGAACTAGTGAAGGTAcgttctaataaaataacttaatcaTATATCAATATTCCGATAGATGGCAGTTTTTTCATTGACTGTTTTTATGCTCTGCAATCTCGGCAATCTCCTTCCCCATTTGAcctaattagtttttatagatCTAGCAACATCGTGGGAATAATTAGATGGAAAGAATATGAATCTCATATGTATTACGTGTACGATAGGAATACGTTTTCTTAGCATTATGAGCAGTTTATATTTCCTTAAACTAAGAATTCTCACGCGATGACATTTCGCTGTATTTCCTACGACATAACTATTTACCTCGATTGTTGGAAGAGCGTAGGTGTTCGACTCTTGaagtattgataaaattatttgacagATGTCAACAACGCAGTGACGTTTCGCAATTTACATCGAAAAATTAGCAAATTTCGAATCtaccttattttttaaaatggattTAATAAGTTCCGACCTCGTGGTGAAATAATGTGAAAGTTAATAAACtatacagaaaataattgtcaataaagaaaaaccaCAATGACGACGAAGGAATTATACACgaaggtaaaatatttttttcattttcttcgttgttcaaattttgttttgataaatgtttacgaaaaaaaaaaatcatttgaatttagaacttATGAAGTAAGAACATCGCAAGTACCTCCATCCAAAAGAATGCATAAGGCACAGTAAAAGATGTAATCACTCTCACTATCTATATCAAAAGTATGAAATCATATTGTTAACATGTTATgattatgaataattcattagtttaaaatctccttaaaaaaaacttaacgaAATCAGCTAGTAGCCATGATTACTCTTTATTAACAAtcttgttgtttttgtttataccctatcattataaaatgattaaatgatttctattattttaatgtattaaatttttaaatagtgttctaaaatataaaagcgatAATTACACGTTTCTCTACATTCTCGtgtaatttctttaaactGGTTCTTCTATTAAATAATCCAATTAGAATCTTAGTGGCATGAGCTTGAGTcgcttgaaaataaattgtgtcattggatttcttttaatttctattgattgtttattattattgtatcaatTTAGAATGTTATTGATACTCAttgaaacatattatgtaaaatttatattttttttactgtcattataaataaaagaaatcataattgatttttataacttgTATGTAAGCTATGTTCAAAATGTCTGTCTAATATACTTTCCTACAACAAATGATATAAACTCAATGTtacataatacttaaaaaataactccAAAAATATATGCTAATTAGAATCCACTTAGACCTTTTCCTTATTGCTCTCTTGTCCAACAAGCAAAATTGTTGATTGATAAATTCTCAATTTTCTGAACTAGTATTTCGAGGCACAATtgttttacatgtattttttattataacttatcctgaaaaatataaataactttatttgtatCTATCCACAAATGACAGCTcttattctataaatactaACAAACtgacaaaaacaaatttatcaaaaaattttaagacGCCTGTTTGATTCTGATGCATGGcatttttgtacatta
Proteins encoded in this window:
- the LOC119836464 gene encoding neuropeptide IMFamide encodes the protein MAASTVQCTVLLVILALICLIEMSEANYKNAPMNGIMFGKRGPSDYDNRGKAFTALCEIATEACQTWFPSPENK